One Siniperca chuatsi isolate FFG_IHB_CAS linkage group LG8, ASM2008510v1, whole genome shotgun sequence DNA segment encodes these proteins:
- the anxa6 gene encoding annexin A6 isoform X1 yields the protein MVFRGTTTDAPDFDPVADAETLYNAMKGIGSDKEAILDLVTSRSNAQRQDIIAAYKTSFGQDLIEDLKYELTGKFERLIVSLMRTPAYLDAKEIHDAVKGVGTNERCLIEILASRNNKQIREMVAAYKEAYGRDMEEDITADTSGHFKKMLVVLLQGTRDESGVVDADLVEQDAQELYAAGEEMWGTDEAKFIMILGNRSVTHLHMVFDEYEKIAEMSIEDSIKNELSGDFERLMLAVVQCIRSVPMFFARRLYKSMKGLGTADNTLIRIMISRSEIDMLDIRECFRLRYEKSLHNMIKDDTSGDYKKTLLNLCGGDDDLAGEFFPEAAQIAYKMWESSAMTKVQLRPTLRPAPNFDPAADAQALRKAMKGFGTDEDTIIDIVAQRSNAQRQEIRQTFKSLLGRDLMKDLKSELSKNLERLIIGLMLTPAEFDAKMMRKAMEGAGTDEHALIEILVTRSNEEIHAMNAAYQHAYKKSLEEAIQSDTSGLFCRILVSLVQGAREEGPADVERASADAQELADACNAESDDMEMKFMSVLCTRSFPHLRKVFQEFVRYTNKDIEQIIKKEMSGDVKNAFYAIICSVKNQPSYFADRLYKAMKGLGTDDRALIRIMVSRCEVDLFNIRKEFKETHDVSLHEFIQVETMIGDTSGDYRKTLLMLCGGED from the exons ATG GTGTTCAGAGGCACAACAACTGATGCTCCGGACTTTGATCCAGTTGCTGATGCCGAGACCCTTTACAATGCCATGAAAGGCATCG GTAGTGATAAAGAGGCCATACTGGACCTGGTCACCTCAAGAAGCAATGCACAGAGGCAGGACATCATTGCAGCGTACAAAACCAGTTTTGGACAG GACCTGATTGAGGATCTGAAGTATGAGCTGACGGGCAAATTTGAGCGTCTCATTGTCAGTCTGATGAGAACCCCAGCCTACCTTGATGCCAAAGAAATCCATGATGCAGTCAAA GGAGTTGGAACAAACGAGAGATGCCTTATTGAAATCCTGGCATctagaaacaacaaacagataCGTGAAATGGTTGCAGCATACAAGGAAG CCTATGGCAGAGACATGGAGGAGGACATAACCGCAGACACTTCAGGTCACTTTAAGAAGATGCTGGTTGTTTTACTTCAG GGGACCAGAGATGAGTCAGGAGTGGTGGACGCAGACCTGGTGGAGCAGGATGCACAA GAGCTGTATGCAGCTGGAGAAGAGATGTGGGGGACAGACGAGGCCAAATTCATCATGATCCTGGGAAACCGCAGTGTGACCCACCTCCACATGG TTTTCGATGAATACGAGAAGATTGCAGAGATGTCCATAGAGGACAGCATAAAGAATGAGCTGTCTGGGGACTTTGAGAGGCTGATGCTGGCCGTTG TCCAGTGCATAAGGAGTGTTCCCATGTTCTTTGCCAGGCGCCTTTACAAGTCAATGAAG GGACTCGGTACAGCTGACAACACCCTGATCAGGATCATGATTTCTCGCTCTGAAATAGACATGTTGGACATTCGAGAGTGTTTCCGTTTAAGATATGAGAAGTCTCTTCATAACATGATTAAG GACGACACATCAGGGGATTACAAGAAGACTCTGCTTAATCTGTGTGGAGGAGATGATGA CTTAGCTGGAGAGTTCTTCCCTGAAGCTGCTCAGATAGCCTACAAGATGTGGGAATCAAGTGCCATGACCAAAGTCCAG CTAAGGCCAACACTCCGCCCTGCACCCAATTTTGACCCTGCTGCTGATGCACAAGCACTGAGGAAAGCTATGAAGGGATTCG GAACAGATGAAGATACAATTATTGACATTGTTGCGCAGAGAAGCAATGCTCAGAGGCAAGAGATCAGACAGACCTTCAAATCCCTCCTGGGAAGG GATCTGATGAAGGACCTGAAGTCTGAACTGTCAAAGAACTTAGAGAGGCTGATCATTGGGCTCATGTTGACCCCCGCAGAGTTTGATGCCAAAATGATGAGGAAGGCAATGGAG GGGGCCGGGACAGATGAACATGCTCTGATCGAGATCCTGGTCACCAGGAGCAATGAGGAAATACATGCCATGAACGCTGCTTATCAGCACG CCTATAAGAAGTCTCTGGAGGAAGCCATTCAGTCAGACACATCAGGCCTCTTCTGCCGCATCCTTGTTTCTCTTGTGCAG GGTGCAAGAGAGGAGGGCCCTGCAGATGTGGAAAGAGCCAGTGCAGATGCTCAG GAACTTGCCGATGCATGCAATGCAGAGTCTGATGACATGGAGATGAAGTTCATGAGTGTTCTGTGCACCAGAAGCTTCCCCCATCTTAGAAAAG TATTCCAGGAGTTTGTCAGATACACCAACAAGGACATTGAACAGATTATCAAGAAAGAGATGtcaggagatgtcaaaaatgccTTTTATGCAATAA TTTGCAGTGTAAAGAACCAACCCTCTTATTTTGCAGACCGTTTGTACAAAGCCATGAAG GGCCTTGGTACAGACGACAGAGCGCTGATCCGCATCATGGTGTCCCGTTGCGAGGTTGACCTTTTCAACATTCGTAAAGAGTTCAAGGAAACGCATGATGTCTCCCTCCATGAATTCATCCAGGTAGAAACTATGATT GGTGATACCTCAGGAGACTACCGTAAAACCCTGCTGATGCTCTGTGGAGGAGAAGATTAA
- the anxa6 gene encoding annexin A6 isoform X2: protein MVFRGTTTDAPDFDPVADAETLYNAMKGIGSDKEAILDLVTSRSNAQRQDIIAAYKTSFGQDLIEDLKYELTGKFERLIVSLMRTPAYLDAKEIHDAVKGVGTNERCLIEILASRNNKQIREMVAAYKEAYGRDMEEDITADTSGHFKKMLVVLLQGTRDESGVVDADLVEQDAQELYAAGEEMWGTDEAKFIMILGNRSVTHLHMVFDEYEKIAEMSIEDSIKNELSGDFERLMLAVVQCIRSVPMFFARRLYKSMKGLGTADNTLIRIMISRSEIDMLDIRECFRLRYEKSLHNMIKDDTSGDYKKTLLNLCGGDDDLAGEFFPEAAQIAYKMWESSAMTKVQLRPTLRPAPNFDPAADAQALRKAMKGFGTDEDTIIDIVAQRSNAQRQEIRQTFKSLLGRDLMKDLKSELSKNLERLIIGLMLTPAEFDAKMMRKAMEGAGTDEHALIEILVTRSNEEIHAMNAAYQHAYKKSLEEAIQSDTSGLFCRILVSLVQGAREEGPADVERASADAQELADACNAESDDMEMKFMSVLCTRSFPHLRKVFQEFVRYTNKDIEQIIKKEMSGDVKNAFYAIICSVKNQPSYFADRLYKAMKGLGTDDRALIRIMVSRCEVDLFNIRKEFKETHDVSLHEFIQGDTSGDYRKTLLMLCGGED from the exons ATG GTGTTCAGAGGCACAACAACTGATGCTCCGGACTTTGATCCAGTTGCTGATGCCGAGACCCTTTACAATGCCATGAAAGGCATCG GTAGTGATAAAGAGGCCATACTGGACCTGGTCACCTCAAGAAGCAATGCACAGAGGCAGGACATCATTGCAGCGTACAAAACCAGTTTTGGACAG GACCTGATTGAGGATCTGAAGTATGAGCTGACGGGCAAATTTGAGCGTCTCATTGTCAGTCTGATGAGAACCCCAGCCTACCTTGATGCCAAAGAAATCCATGATGCAGTCAAA GGAGTTGGAACAAACGAGAGATGCCTTATTGAAATCCTGGCATctagaaacaacaaacagataCGTGAAATGGTTGCAGCATACAAGGAAG CCTATGGCAGAGACATGGAGGAGGACATAACCGCAGACACTTCAGGTCACTTTAAGAAGATGCTGGTTGTTTTACTTCAG GGGACCAGAGATGAGTCAGGAGTGGTGGACGCAGACCTGGTGGAGCAGGATGCACAA GAGCTGTATGCAGCTGGAGAAGAGATGTGGGGGACAGACGAGGCCAAATTCATCATGATCCTGGGAAACCGCAGTGTGACCCACCTCCACATGG TTTTCGATGAATACGAGAAGATTGCAGAGATGTCCATAGAGGACAGCATAAAGAATGAGCTGTCTGGGGACTTTGAGAGGCTGATGCTGGCCGTTG TCCAGTGCATAAGGAGTGTTCCCATGTTCTTTGCCAGGCGCCTTTACAAGTCAATGAAG GGACTCGGTACAGCTGACAACACCCTGATCAGGATCATGATTTCTCGCTCTGAAATAGACATGTTGGACATTCGAGAGTGTTTCCGTTTAAGATATGAGAAGTCTCTTCATAACATGATTAAG GACGACACATCAGGGGATTACAAGAAGACTCTGCTTAATCTGTGTGGAGGAGATGATGA CTTAGCTGGAGAGTTCTTCCCTGAAGCTGCTCAGATAGCCTACAAGATGTGGGAATCAAGTGCCATGACCAAAGTCCAG CTAAGGCCAACACTCCGCCCTGCACCCAATTTTGACCCTGCTGCTGATGCACAAGCACTGAGGAAAGCTATGAAGGGATTCG GAACAGATGAAGATACAATTATTGACATTGTTGCGCAGAGAAGCAATGCTCAGAGGCAAGAGATCAGACAGACCTTCAAATCCCTCCTGGGAAGG GATCTGATGAAGGACCTGAAGTCTGAACTGTCAAAGAACTTAGAGAGGCTGATCATTGGGCTCATGTTGACCCCCGCAGAGTTTGATGCCAAAATGATGAGGAAGGCAATGGAG GGGGCCGGGACAGATGAACATGCTCTGATCGAGATCCTGGTCACCAGGAGCAATGAGGAAATACATGCCATGAACGCTGCTTATCAGCACG CCTATAAGAAGTCTCTGGAGGAAGCCATTCAGTCAGACACATCAGGCCTCTTCTGCCGCATCCTTGTTTCTCTTGTGCAG GGTGCAAGAGAGGAGGGCCCTGCAGATGTGGAAAGAGCCAGTGCAGATGCTCAG GAACTTGCCGATGCATGCAATGCAGAGTCTGATGACATGGAGATGAAGTTCATGAGTGTTCTGTGCACCAGAAGCTTCCCCCATCTTAGAAAAG TATTCCAGGAGTTTGTCAGATACACCAACAAGGACATTGAACAGATTATCAAGAAAGAGATGtcaggagatgtcaaaaatgccTTTTATGCAATAA TTTGCAGTGTAAAGAACCAACCCTCTTATTTTGCAGACCGTTTGTACAAAGCCATGAAG GGCCTTGGTACAGACGACAGAGCGCTGATCCGCATCATGGTGTCCCGTTGCGAGGTTGACCTTTTCAACATTCGTAAAGAGTTCAAGGAAACGCATGATGTCTCCCTCCATGAATTCATCCAG GGTGATACCTCAGGAGACTACCGTAAAACCCTGCTGATGCTCTGTGGAGGAGAAGATTAA
- the tnip1 gene encoding TNFAIP3-interacting protein 1 isoform X8, with the protein MEGKGPYRIYDPGGSEVKAREDAGGRSSYRQLLEENSILRERMMGLKSLGDLLEESQSEASRLRQRVEELVRDNEALKSSSFAASLCMGGPIQTETQSKPCLQPTAEQKEEQTSCLGKTLQPEKPNAGSVAGVIPVLPQENIELASQLKRLESSFSIFAEESNPNQLLAHLGRMAVEFHHLSSKVQKNEQRTSLLQTLCEQLRQENNELRKKMEEDHHIRNRDLEQLRQENQKLKELVTGGAAAVASSAAPSDTEAPEAKEELVKEESATIRPKMEATTPQKSGKAAEKNPTKPCDVEVYEKKIKLLEKQRKDVLEVNKQWDIQWNSMKSQFEQKITDLRQRLAESQKTVLELEAEREQRQRDYDKKLLLAKSKIENVQGEKECLNSETTELKQKIRYLQDQLLPLSKQREYQEKEIQRLNRALEEALNLHSPSSSQQPPGQGNFADAANNLKKQELLTQIAVLKEQVKIFEEDFRKERSDRERMNEEKEDLRRQVERLQGQITNLTNQLHQAQNECQRERTERCKLERLQMQHHKQGFPWQSSFPQPRGARAVGESSRPPPENADQSAAAAAAAGAGAGFGKRERQNIDPGKH; encoded by the exons ATGGAAGGGAAAGGCCCGTACCGCATCTATGATCCAGGTGGGAGTGAGGTCAAGGCCAGGGAGGATGCCGGAGGGAGAAGCAGCTATCGACAGCTACTGGAGGAGAACAGCATACTGAGGGAGCGGATGATGGGACTTAAGAGCTTAG GTGATTTGCTGGAAGAGTCTCAGTCAGAGGCATCGAGGCTTCGGCAGCGAGTGGAGGAACTTGTGAGAGACAACGAGGCCCTCAAGTCCTCCAGCTTTGCCGCCAGTCTGTGTATGGGAGGGCCCATTCAGACTGAGACACAAA GTAAACCCTGTTTACAACCCACTGCAGAGCAGAAGGAGGAGCAAACAAGCTGTTTAGGGAAGACCCTTCAGCCTGAGAAGCCCAAT GCCGGGTCAGTGGCAGGAGTAATCCCCGTCCTGCCTCAGGAGAACATCGAACTAGCGAGCCAGTTGAAGAGACTAGAGAGCTCCTTCAGCATATTCGCAGAGGAGTCCAACCCGAACCAGCTGTTAGCTCACCTCGGTCGCATGGCTGTGGAGTTTCACCATCTTTCCTCTAAGGTCCAAAAGAATGAACAGAGGACCTCCCTCCTACAG ACTCTCTGTGAGCAGCTCAGACAGGAGAACAATGAGCTTCGAAAGAAAATGGAAGAGGATCATCATATCAGGAATCGAGACTTGGAACAGCTGag ACAGGAGAATCAGAAGCTTAAGGAGTTGGTcactggaggagcagcggcGGTAGCATCATCTGCAGCGCCATCTGACACCGAAGCCCCAGAGGCCAAAGAGGAGCTTGTGAAGGAGGAATCAGCCACTATAAGACCTAAGATGGAGGCCACCACACCGCAGAAG AGTGGAaaagctgcagagaaaaacCCAACTAAACCCTGTGATGTAGAGGTGTATGAAAAGAAGATCAAGCttttggagaagcagagaaaggat GTACTGGAGGTGAACAAGCAGTGGGACATTCAGTGGAACTCCATGAAGTCACAGTTTGAACAGAAG ATCACAGACCTCAGACAACGGCTGGCTGAGTCCCAGAAAACTGTGCTTGAGCTGGAGGCAGAGCGAGAGCAGAGGCAGCGCGACTACGACAAGAAGCTGCTGCTAGCCAAGTCCAAGATTGAAAATGTACAg ggcgAGAAGGAGTGCCTCAACTCCGAGACCACTGAGCTGAAGCAGAAGATTCGCTACCTGCAGGATCAGCTGCTGCCCCTCAGTAAACAGAGGGAGTACCAGGAGAAGGAGATCCAACGCCTCAACAGG GCTTTAGAGGAAGCCTTAAACCTGCACTCCCCTTCATCCTCCCAACAACCACCTGGCCAGGGTAACTTTGCCGATGCAGCCAATAACCTGAAGAAACAGGAACTGCTCACTCAAATTGCTGTACTAAAGGAACAG GTGAAGATCTTTGAAGAAGACTTCAGAAAAGAGAGGAGTGACAGGGAGcgaatgaatgaggaaaaagaAGACTTGAGGCGGCAAGTTGAGAGGCTTCAGGGTCAAATTACTAATTTGACCAATCAG CTTCATCAGGCGCAGAACGAGTGTCAGAGAGAACGTACAGAGAGATGTAAGCTGGAGAGACTGCAGATGCAGCATCACAAACAG
- the tnip1 gene encoding TNFAIP3-interacting protein 1 isoform X7 yields the protein MEGKGPYRIYDPGGSEVKAREDAGGRSSYRQLLEENSILRERMMGLKSLGDLLEESQSEASRLRQRVEELVRDNEALKSSSFAASLCMGGPIQTETQSKPCLQPTAEQKEEQTSCLGKTLQPEKPNEASSEFEVVTSDALTAGSVAGVIPVLPQENIELASQLKRLESSFSIFAEESNPNQLLAHLGRMAVEFHHLSSKVQKNEQRTSLLQTLCEQLRQENNELRKKMEEDHHIRNRDLEQLRQENQKLKELVTGGAAAVASSAAPSDTEAPEAKEELVKEESATIRPKMEATTPQKSGKAAEKNPTKPCDVEVYEKKIKLLEKQRKDVLEVNKQWDIQWNSMKSQFEQKITDLRQRLAESQKTVLELEAEREQRQRDYDKKLLLAKSKIENVQGEKECLNSETTELKQKIRYLQDQLLPLSKQREYQEKEIQRLNRALEEALNLHSPSSSQQPPGQGNFADAANNLKKQELLTQIAVLKEQVKIFEEDFRKERSDRERMNEEKEDLRRQVERLQGQITNLTNQLHQAQNECQRERTERCKLERLQMQHHKQGFPWQSSFPQPRGARAVGESSRPPPENADQSAAAAAAAGAGAGFGKRERQNIDPGKH from the exons ATGGAAGGGAAAGGCCCGTACCGCATCTATGATCCAGGTGGGAGTGAGGTCAAGGCCAGGGAGGATGCCGGAGGGAGAAGCAGCTATCGACAGCTACTGGAGGAGAACAGCATACTGAGGGAGCGGATGATGGGACTTAAGAGCTTAG GTGATTTGCTGGAAGAGTCTCAGTCAGAGGCATCGAGGCTTCGGCAGCGAGTGGAGGAACTTGTGAGAGACAACGAGGCCCTCAAGTCCTCCAGCTTTGCCGCCAGTCTGTGTATGGGAGGGCCCATTCAGACTGAGACACAAA GTAAACCCTGTTTACAACCCACTGCAGAGCAGAAGGAGGAGCAAACAAGCTGTTTAGGGAAGACCCTTCAGCCTGAGAAGCCCAAT GAGGCCTCATCTGAGTTTGAGGTTGTGACTTCAGATGCCTTGACT GCCGGGTCAGTGGCAGGAGTAATCCCCGTCCTGCCTCAGGAGAACATCGAACTAGCGAGCCAGTTGAAGAGACTAGAGAGCTCCTTCAGCATATTCGCAGAGGAGTCCAACCCGAACCAGCTGTTAGCTCACCTCGGTCGCATGGCTGTGGAGTTTCACCATCTTTCCTCTAAGGTCCAAAAGAATGAACAGAGGACCTCCCTCCTACAG ACTCTCTGTGAGCAGCTCAGACAGGAGAACAATGAGCTTCGAAAGAAAATGGAAGAGGATCATCATATCAGGAATCGAGACTTGGAACAGCTGag ACAGGAGAATCAGAAGCTTAAGGAGTTGGTcactggaggagcagcggcGGTAGCATCATCTGCAGCGCCATCTGACACCGAAGCCCCAGAGGCCAAAGAGGAGCTTGTGAAGGAGGAATCAGCCACTATAAGACCTAAGATGGAGGCCACCACACCGCAGAAG AGTGGAaaagctgcagagaaaaacCCAACTAAACCCTGTGATGTAGAGGTGTATGAAAAGAAGATCAAGCttttggagaagcagagaaaggat GTACTGGAGGTGAACAAGCAGTGGGACATTCAGTGGAACTCCATGAAGTCACAGTTTGAACAGAAG ATCACAGACCTCAGACAACGGCTGGCTGAGTCCCAGAAAACTGTGCTTGAGCTGGAGGCAGAGCGAGAGCAGAGGCAGCGCGACTACGACAAGAAGCTGCTGCTAGCCAAGTCCAAGATTGAAAATGTACAg ggcgAGAAGGAGTGCCTCAACTCCGAGACCACTGAGCTGAAGCAGAAGATTCGCTACCTGCAGGATCAGCTGCTGCCCCTCAGTAAACAGAGGGAGTACCAGGAGAAGGAGATCCAACGCCTCAACAGG GCTTTAGAGGAAGCCTTAAACCTGCACTCCCCTTCATCCTCCCAACAACCACCTGGCCAGGGTAACTTTGCCGATGCAGCCAATAACCTGAAGAAACAGGAACTGCTCACTCAAATTGCTGTACTAAAGGAACAG GTGAAGATCTTTGAAGAAGACTTCAGAAAAGAGAGGAGTGACAGGGAGcgaatgaatgaggaaaaagaAGACTTGAGGCGGCAAGTTGAGAGGCTTCAGGGTCAAATTACTAATTTGACCAATCAG CTTCATCAGGCGCAGAACGAGTGTCAGAGAGAACGTACAGAGAGATGTAAGCTGGAGAGACTGCAGATGCAGCATCACAAACAG